CCTGCTCTTCCAGTGAACCGCCGATTTCGCCGATCATGACCACCGCCTCGGTCTGCTCGTCGTCCTGGAACATGTCCAGCACATCGACAAACGTCGTCCCGATGATCGGGTCGCCGCCGATGCCGATACCGGTGGACTGCCCGAGGCCCTGGCGGGTGATCTGGTTCACGGCCAGGTAGGTCAGGGTGCCGGAGCGGGAAACGATGCCGATCGCGCCCTGGCGATGGATGCGCGAGGGCATGATCCCGACCTTGCATTTTCCCGGGGAAATGATGCCTGGGCAATTCGGCCCGATCAGGCGCGCCCGGGTGGTGCGGAGGAAGTTCTTGACCTTGACCATGTCCTGCACCGGGATGCCCTCGCTGATGCAGACGATCAGGCCGATGCCGGCCAGCGCCGCTTCGATGATGGCGTCGGCGGCAAACTGGGCCGGGACGAAAATGATCGAAGCCTCGGCCCCCTCTTCGCGGACCGCATCCTCCACCGTGTTGAAGACCGGTCTATCCAGGTGGATCTGCCCGCCTTTGCCCGGGGTGATGCCGCCCACGACCCGGGTGCCGTATTCGATCATCTGGCTGGCATGGAACGTGCCTTCGCGTCCGGTGAAGCCCTGGACGATTACCCGCGTTTTTTCATCAACGAGGATGGACATGCTCATCTCCCCTGGCCAGCTCGACCACGCGGCGGACCGCATCGGCCAGCTCGCTCTCGGTAATGAAGTTCAACTGCGATTCGCGCAAAATCCTCATGCCCTCTTCCTCGTTGGTGCCGACCAGGCGGATGACGATCGGGACGCGGATGACCATGCCCTTGACCGCGTGGACGATGCCATTGGCCACCAGGTCGGTGCGCACGATGCCGCCGAATATGTTGACCAGCACGGCCCTGACATTGGCATCGGCCAGCAGGATCTTGAACGCCTCCTTCACCCGCTCCGCCGACGTGGCGCCGCCGACATCGAGGAAGTTGGCCGGCTCGCCGCCGTAATACTTGATGATGTCCATGGTGGCCATGGCCAGGCCGGCGCCGTTGACCATGCAGCCGATGTTGCCGTCCAGGCGGATGTAGTTCAGCTCGAACTTCGAGGCTTCCACCTCCAGTGGCTCCTCTTCAAACACATCGCGCCAGGCGGCGATGTCGGGATGGCGGAAGAGCGCATTGTCGTCGAACGTCACTTTGGCGTCGAGAGCGATCACCTCGTCGCTGCCGGTGACGATCAGGGGATTGATCTCGGCCAGCGACATGTCCGTTTTCATGAAGAGCCCGTACAAGCCGGTCAGCAGCTGCGAAAAATTCTTCTGCTGAACCTTGCTCAGGCCCAGCTTGAAGGCGAGGTTGCGCACATGGCAGTCGGACAGCCCGGTGACCGGATGAACGTGTTGCTTGAAAATCGCCTGCGGGTTCTCCTGCGCCACCTCCTCGATCTCCATCCCGCCCCGAGCGGAGGCGATGATGACCGGCATTTCCATTTCGCGGTCGATGATGACCGCCAGATAGAGCTCGCGGCGGATGTCCAATCCCTGCTCGACCAGCAGCTTGCGCACCAGCTTGCCCTGGGGCCCGGTCTGGCGGCTGACCAGCGTCATGCCCAGGATCTCGCCGATGTGCTTTTCGGCCTCGGAGCGGTTGCGGGCCAGCTGGATGCCCCCGGCCTTTCCCCGGCCACCGGCATGCACCTGCGCCTTGATGACGCACGGGTAGCCAAGCCTTTCGGCCGCGGCCAGCGCCGCCTGGGCCGTGGTGGCGACTTCCCCGTTCGGCACCGACACGCCGGAGCTCCGGAAAAGATCCTTGGCCTGATACTCGTGGATTTTCACGGAAACGCTCCTACTTTCTTTCGTAGCGCTTGCGGCCTTCTTCGTAGATGTCGCCGCCGTACATGTCGTTGATTACCTGGGCAGGGAAATTCTCCACCTCCAGTTTCTGGATGGCCTCGGGGCCCAGTTCAGGATAGGCGATCAGTTCGGCCTTCTTGATGCTCTTGGAGACCAGGGCGGCGGCGCCGCCGGTCACGGC
The window above is part of the Candidatus Aminicenantes bacterium genome. Proteins encoded here:
- the sucD gene encoding succinate--CoA ligase subunit alpha translates to MSILVDEKTRVIVQGFTGREGTFHASQMIEYGTRVVGGITPGKGGQIHLDRPVFNTVEDAVREEGAEASIIFVPAQFAADAIIEAALAGIGLIVCISEGIPVQDMVKVKNFLRTTRARLIGPNCPGIISPGKCKVGIMPSRIHRQGAIGIVSRSGTLTYLAVNQITRQGLGQSTGIGIGGDPIIGTTFVDVLDMFQDDEQTEAVVMIGEIGGSLEEQAADFIGKKFRKPVIAFIAGQTAPAGRRMGHAGAIISGGKGTALEKMEVLKQNGVHVVENPAEIGAQVKRILA
- the sucC gene encoding ADP-forming succinate--CoA ligase subunit beta; translation: MKIHEYQAKDLFRSSGVSVPNGEVATTAQAALAAAERLGYPCVIKAQVHAGGRGKAGGIQLARNRSEAEKHIGEILGMTLVSRQTGPQGKLVRKLLVEQGLDIRRELYLAVIIDREMEMPVIIASARGGMEIEEVAQENPQAIFKQHVHPVTGLSDCHVRNLAFKLGLSKVQQKNFSQLLTGLYGLFMKTDMSLAEINPLIVTGSDEVIALDAKVTFDDNALFRHPDIAAWRDVFEEEPLEVEASKFELNYIRLDGNIGCMVNGAGLAMATMDIIKYYGGEPANFLDVGGATSAERVKEAFKILLADANVRAVLVNIFGGIVRTDLVANGIVHAVKGMVIRVPIVIRLVGTNEEEGMRILRESQLNFITESELADAVRRVVELARGDEHVHPR